Proteins encoded together in one Canis aureus isolate CA01 chromosome 21, VMU_Caureus_v.1.0, whole genome shotgun sequence window:
- the LOC144292637 gene encoding olfactory receptor 8K3-like — protein MTWMNRQNLTVLTEFILMGITDRPELQAPFFGLFLIIYTVSVVGNLGMIILTKVDSRLQTPMYFFLRHLAFIDLGYSSAVAPKMLVNFVADQNTIPYNWCATQLAFFILFIISELFILSAMAYDRYVAICNPLLYTVVMSQRVCWVLVAIPYVYSAFLSLITTIKIFMSSFCGHNVIRHFYCDSLPLLTLVCSSTRDIELIILIFSAFNLISSLLIVLVSYILILMAILRMNSAEGRHKAFSTCGSHLTVVVVLYATLFFMYVQPKSSHSFDTDKIASAFYTLIIPMLNPMIYSLRNKEVKGALHRVWKNLHILPM, from the coding sequence ATGACCTGGATGAACAGACAAAATCTAACAGTGTTAACAGAATTCATCCTAATGGGAATCACCGACCGTCCTGAGCTGCAGGCTCCCTTCTTTGGGCTTTTCCTCATCATCTACACAGTTTCAGTGGTGGGCAACCTGGGCATGATCATCCTCACCAAGGTGGATTCCAGGCTCCAAacacccatgtacttcttcctcagaCACCTGGCTTTCATTGATCTTGGCTACTCATCAGCTGTGGCACCCAAAATGTTAGTAAATTTTGTAGCTGATCAAAATACAATCCCCTATAACTGGTGCGCTACCCAGCTGGCTTTCTTCATCTTGTTCATCATCAGTGAGCTGTTCATTCTGTCAGcaatggcctatgaccgctatgtggccatctgtaacCCTCTGCTCTACACCGTTGTTATGTCACAAAGAGTGTGCTGGGTGCTAGTAGCAATCCCTTATGTCTACagtgcctttctttctctgataACCACCATCAAGATTTTTATGTCATCCTTCTGTGGACATAATGTCATTAGACATTTTTACTGTGATAGTCTTCCCTTGTTAACTTTGGTGTGTTCAAGCACACGTGACATTGAGTTGATAATACTGATCTTTTCAGCATTTAATTTGATTTCCTCCCTTCTCATAGTGCTTGTGTCTTACATCCTAATCCTTATGGCCATCCTTAGGATGAACTCTGCAGAGGGCAGGCACAAGGCCTTCTCCACCTGTGGATCTCACCTGACAGTGGTTGTTGTATTATATGCTACTCTATTTTTCATGTACGTGCAACCCAAATCCAGTCATTCCTTTGATACTGATAAAATCGCCTCTGCATTTTACACTTTGATAATCCCTATGTTGAATCCCATGATCTACAGCTTAAGGAACAAAGAGGTAAAAGGTGCCCTGCATAGAGTATGGAAAAACTTGCACATACTGCCTATGTAG